CGCCGAGAGCCCGAGCAGCAGGGCCAACGCACAAGCCACCGAACGGTTTGGGGTTTTCATGCGCCCAGCGTACCCCGCAAGCGGGCCTTCGTGGCAAGTTCGTGCGGGCGCCGTTGAGCGTGCAATTGAAAGTCATTCTCAACTGGTTTACGATCCCGCCCGTTCGAGAGGGAAGGCCCGACTTGATCGTCTGCAGCTGCCACGGCGTGACCGACCGCGAGATCCGCCGACTCGCGCGCAACGGCGCGTGCACCTTGCGCGAGGTCGCCGAGACCTGCGGCGCCGGCGCCGGCTGCGGGGGCTGTCGCGCCAGCGTGCGCGCCATCCTGCGCCAGCACGTCGAGGCCCGGCACGCGAGCGAGAGCGCCTCGGTGACCGCCTCCGTCTCCCTCGCCGCTGAGCCCGCTTGAGCTAACGTCCGGCCGATGCGGCTCACGCGTGCCTCCGTGCGCGCCCACCTCGTCGAGGAGTTACTC
This DNA window, taken from Myxococcota bacterium, encodes the following:
- a CDS encoding (2Fe-2S)-binding protein, giving the protein MIVCSCHGVTDREIRRLARNGACTLREVAETCGAGAGCGGCRASVRAILRQHVEARHASESASVTASVSLAAEPA